The nucleotide sequence AATGTAAAAATTACTGAAAATGATTGGGATACCCATCTTTCCAAGACTGAAAATGGGGAACACGAAATGGCTCTAATGGGCTGGATCGGAGATAATGGGGACCCTGATAACTTCCTTTATGTCCTATTAGATAAAGACAATGCGAAAAAAGGCTCTGCTGGAAACTACGCGTTCTATAAGAGTGATGAATTACACGATATTTTAATCGAAGCACAAACAACAATGGATAAAGAAAAACGTACAGAGCTTTACATGCAAGCACAAGAAATCATTCATGAAGACGCTCCATGGGTACCAATTGCTCATACAACACCGCCGCTTGCAGCGAACAAAAACGTAACGGGCTATCAGCCACATCCTACGGGAAGTGAACCATTCAACTTCTTGGACATCAAATAAAAACAAGGGAATGGATGAAGACCGGCTACTTGCCGGTCTCTCTTCCCCCTTGTTTCAATCCTTTGTGCAAAGGAGGAGTACAACTTGCTTACTTATATCATTCGACGCATTCTTTTACTTATTCCTGTTTTATTAGGCGTATCCATTCTCGCCTTTTCTTTACTTTTCCTCATCCCTGGTGACCCAGCCCAAAGCTTGTTAGGTCAAAAAGGAACGGAAGTACAACTGGAACAGCTTCGAGAGGAAATGGGCTTAGACGACCCTTTCCTCGTTCAGTATGGAAGATATATCGGAAATGTTCTTCAAGGAGATCTTGGGGAATCGGTGAAATCGAAAGAGGAAGTCAGTGTAGAGATTGCATCACGATTACCAGCCACCATAGAACTCACGATATTTGCAATGACGATTGCGATTGTCATTGGTGTATTAGCTGGAGTTATCGCCGCGGTAAAGCAATACTCGTGGTTTGACAATCTGAGTATGACAGGTGCACTGTTTGGCGTCTCCTTACCCATCTTTTTCCTCGGTCTTATGATGATTTGGATTTTTTCCGTTCAGCTCGATATTCTTCCGGCATCGGGACGGCTATCGAATAACACGGAACTGGAAAGCATCACAAATTTTTTCTTATTAGACAGCATCCTAACGGGAAATTGGGCTGCATTTAAAGATGCCTTTATCCACCTGTTAATGCCAGGGGTTGCTCTTGGGACAATACCGATGGCCATTATCGCACGGATGACACGATCTAGTATGCTCGAAGTTATGAAACAGGATTATATTCGAACAGCAAACGCCAAAGGTTTAGCTAAGCCTATTGTTATTTTTAGACATGCTATCAAAAATGCATTCTTACCTGTCTTGACGGTGATCGGTCTCCAATTCGGCTTACTTTTAGGTGGGGCTGTATTAACAGAAACCATCTTTTCCTGGCCTGGTATTGGAAGATATGTATTAAATGGTGTACTCGGAAGAGATTATCCGGTTGTACAAAGTTCCATCTTACTCATTGCGACAATCTTCGTTATCGTCAACTTAATTACAGACATTTTATACAAATACTTTGACCCGAGAATCTCCTATGACTAGGAGTAGCTTCTAAAGAAAGGATGTGATCAGATTGTCCACCGAAACAAATCTATCTCCACAGGTAACTCCGCAAAGTGTACCTGCAAAAACACCAAATATTTGGGTGGAAGCTCTCATACGACTTGTTAAAAGTAAAACGTCATTGATTGGCCTTACAATCATTTCTCTTTTGATTGTGATAGCAATCTTCGCTCCTTTAGTCGCAACCCATAGTCCGATTGAACAAGACATGATCAATCGTTACCAAGCGCCTTCTGGGGAACACTGGCTAGGGACCGATGCTTTAGGGAGAGATATTTTCAGCCGAATTGTTTATGGAACAAGAATTTCTATCCAAGTTGGCCTTATAGCCGTTGGAATATCTGCCATTGTAGGAATCCTACTCGGTGGTATTGCTGGCTATTTTGGTAAATGGCCTGATTTAATTATTATGCGTTTTATAGATATTATGATGGCTTTCCCTAGTATTCTATTAGCTATCGCTATGGTTGCTGTATTAGGAGCCAATTTAACAAATACGATGATAGCCGTTGGGATTGTCGGGATTCCTCAGTTTGCTCGTATTGTAAGATCGACCGTTCTATCGGTAAAAGAAACGGAATATATTGAAGCTGCTCGGGCCATTGGAGCAAAGAATAATAGAATCCTATTCTCTCATGTCCTACCGAATTGTTTAGCACCTATTATCGTGCAAGCCACGTTAAGTGTTGGGACGGCTATTTTAGATGCCGCCGGCTTAAGCTTCCTTGGCTTAGGGGCACAGCCACCTACTCCAGAATGGGGTGCTATGCTTAGTGACGGTCGAGCTGCCTTACAATCCGCTCCTTGGGTTATCATGTTTCCAGGTTTAGCAATCTTCCTTGTTGTGTTAGGTTTTAATTTATTTGGGGATGGCCTACGAGATGCCTTGGACCCAAAGCTAAAACAATAATATCTATAATCATGAACATGGGAGGCAATGAATTTGATCATTTGCCTTCTATTTTTTTGGATAGGAGAATATAGATTACTAATGATGTTGGTGGTGATTGGATCATGAGAGCATTAAAGCCTATTTTAACCTTATTATTTCTTTCTATCGTATTCATTTGGGTGCCTTTTCCACCCCAACCTCAACTTGTGCTAAACACATATCCCAATCTACCAGCCCCAATAGGGCAGGAGAAAGTACTCATCACATCTGCTGGACAAGCCATCGAGGGTAAAATGATAGAAAAGATAGCAGAAGACATCCACCTTGAAAATGACTATCGTCCTAGGGCTCTTGCCTCTGACTTGTACGACTATGAAACCATTATCATAGATATAGGCTACAGCAGTAATGCGCTACACATGAAAAACAAAGAATTAGCCGAGGAAAAAGCACGGATAGAGAATCTTCTAAAGGAAGCAAAAGCTACTAATAAACCCATTATTATGACCTATGTATCCAGTGACTATCGCACAGATCAGCAAACCGAAGAACTATTACAAGTAGCGATTCCCTATGCCTCCTATTTTATTGGAGTAAGAGATCCATATCTTCCTCAGCATTTAATTACAGTTATAGAAGAAAAAGATATCCCAGTGACGTTTGTAAATCAACTAGATGATTTAGCGACTCCCATTAATGCAGCATTTCGATAACGTTAGGATGAGAAGCTTATGCGCTCTACTCCGAGAAATTTACCAGGAATTGTAGGAATGATTGTGATCCTTTACGGATTGTTCTTCCCTTATTCATCAGGTGGATGGGGATTTCAAATACTGGAACGAATCAATAATAGCCTCATGAATATGGACAGTGGACGTTTACTATTATCCGCTTTCTCCTACGTATGTCGAAGCTCCATCACCTTTATATTCGTCTACATTGGTGCAATTCTAGCAGCGACTCAGATGACGAGATTATGGAATAAATGTCGGTTTTCGTATGCCTTTATTTTTTTAACACTAGCACAGGTGATTAGTCTGAATATCCTATATAAGGAGCATTACGCTTATGTCCCACATTTCCTTGCTTTAGCCCTGCTTTTACTTTATCGAGTGTATATTCCAAGACAGAAATATTTTTACTTATCTTTTTCTGTGCTGACGACCTTTACGATTATTGCATTCCAATGCCTAAATCTTATAAATGGTCTGACAACATTTCACTTTGGTACGGATGATCTAGCGATTTCCTTGAAGCTAACGGATCGCTTTTTATCACAAAATGAGCTATTGACAACCCTTTTCCTGGCCTTATTCATGGTCATGGTAATTATCTCGATCATTTACACGATATTGATAAGTCTCTACAATAAGCAGCTAACAACCTTCAAACAATATCAAAAACAAGAATTAGAATTAAAAAGGACGCGCTTCGCTCTTATTGAATCGAAAGTTTATCAAGAAATTCATTCGCTCGTTCATGATTTAAAAACACCTTTGGTTTCCGTCGAAGGGCTTCTTTCGCTTATCCAGATGAAATATCCATATGAAAAGGATCCGAAGCTTAAAGATTACTTAGACCGAGTCGACGGTTCTATTCAAAAAATGAGTGATATGATATCGGAGATTTTATATGAAGACATCAAACGAAATATTTCTGTAAGTGAATTGATGAATTATGTCACGAGCCACCTTGCGCTTGATGAACAACTGATTGATATGAATATAGAATTGGAATCAGACTTACCTCCTATTCGAGTAAACAAAATACGGTTTTCAAGAGCTATATCAAACCTACTTGAAAATTCAATCGTGTCCTTTCAAGGAAAAAAGGGGAAAATTCGAATAACAATCTCCTCTCATTTAACCGGTGTTTTATTTGAAATATGGGATAACGGTTCCGGAATTAATCAACAGGATCTACAAACGATTTGGGAAGAAGGCTTTAGTACGAAAGATTCTACAGGATTGGGATTGACATTCGTCAAGCGTGTCGTTGATCATCACGATGGAAGTATAGCCGTATCCAGCACCTTAGGTAGTCATACGAAAATAGATATATACATACCATCACAAGGAGGGAATAGACATGATTCTAGTCGTGGAGGATAATGAAGATATCCGCTATACCATTAAGGAAATTTGTGACTTTGCAGACTGGGAGGTTGCAGAAGCTGCAACAGGTAAAAAAGGGGTTGAGCTATCGCGTCAATTAGCCCCAGAACTTATTTTAGTAGATTACCACATGCCGGAATGGGATGGCTTAAAAACAACAATGGAAATAAGAAAAATGAATCATTCTGTCCCCATCATCGTCCTAACTGTTGATGAACGACAAGAAATTGCCGATCGATTTCATCAAGCTGGAGCTACAGACTTTGCCCTTAAACCGATAAAAGCTCCTGACTTAATTTCTCGAATTCGCTTAAACTTGAAAGTAAGTAAACTGACACAAGAAGATAACGAAGTGTTTGTTGATAAAGGAATTAATACGTCCACGAGGCAGACTATTAAATCCTATCTACTGCAGCAAAACAAGCCACTTTCCATTACCGACATTGAACAAGCTTTGCCTATCTCCTACCAAACTGTGCACCGCTATTTGAACCACATGGCAGACAAAGGGGAAGTCGAAGTCATCTCGATGTACGGAACTAAGGGTCGTCCTAAAAACGCATATCGAATCATATAAGGGGTAGTTGTAACTAGATAGTCTTAAAAATCGTTCTTAAGAAAATTAAAGGGTTAAATGCCTATAATTATGGGAACGATTATTATGTAGTGAGGTCACCAAAAATGGAAATAATTACTTACATAGATAATCACTTTTGTTTGACCTTTATTGACCTTTCATATAAGATGAAATTAGGTAATGAATCAATCATGTTTAGATAGAAAAAGGAGGAACCGTTCCAATGAATTTAATTCCAACAGTCATTGAACAAACCAATCGCGGTGAACGTGCGTATGACATTTATTCTCGTCTACTGAAAGACCGCATTATTATGCTAGGTAGTGGGATTGATGATAATGTGTCAAACAGCATCGTCGCTCAATTACTTTTCTTAGCAGCCGAAGATCCGGACAAAGATATTTCCTTATACATTAACTCTCCAGGTGGTTCCATTACAGCTGGTATGGCAATCTATGATACAATGCAGTTCATCAAGCCTGATGTTTCTACAATTTGTATCGGGATGGCTGCATCCATGGGTGCTTTCTTACTAGCAGCTGGGGAAAAAGGAAAACGCTATGCCTTACCTAACAGTGAAGTAATGATTCACCAACCACTGGGTGGTACACAAGGGCAAGCATCGGATATTGAAATCCACGCACGCCGCATTATTGAAATGCGTGAAAAATTGAACACTATCCTGTCTGAGCGCACAGGTCAACCATTAGAAATTATTCAACGTGATACAGATCGTGATAATTTCATGGAAGCAAACAAAGCGCTTGAATATGGCTTAATTGACAAGGTAATGGAGAAAAAGCCAGACTAATGACTAGAAAGAGGTGTCCGACATAGGACACCTCTTTTTCATGTCTATTCTCTTTTTCCTTCAACAAAGGAAACGAGTTCCTCCATCGCTTCCGTTTCATCTGGACCTTCGATGATAAATGTTATTTCCTCCCCATATGCTATCGCCAAACTCATAAGACCCATAATACTTTTGACATTGACCTGTTTTTCATCCTTTTCGATGAAAATATCCGATGAAAAACGATTGGCCAGTTGAACAAACTGTGCCGCTGGACGTGCTTGCAATCCGGGTTCAATCGATACTTGAACCGTTTTTTCCATCCTTTTCCCCTCCTCTTCAAGAAAGCGCTATCATTTTTAGTTAGATAAAAATACTCTCTTTCAAGACATTTTCTAACTATCCTTAAAAGAGAGTATATGCGATTATAGGAGCTACGTATATCTAAAAATGTAAAAATCATATAAATTATTTTGTAATCGGTTCGCCTCTTCGCAATTTATCCGCAAATTCATCAATTTTTCGAAGTCGATGATTAATACCAGATTTACTAATCTTGCCTGTTGAAACAAGCTCACCTAGTTCCTTTAGACTTACATCTTGGTGTTCTACTCTTAATCTTGCAATTTCTTTTAATTTATCCGGTAATGCATCTAGTCCGACCGTTCTATCAATAAATCGAATATTTTCCACTTGACGAAAGGCTGCTCCAATCGTTTTGTTTAGATTAGCGGTTTCACAATTAACCAGTCGATTGACGGAGTTACGCATATCACGAACAATCCGTACATCCTCAAACTTGAGAAGGGCTTGGTGTGCACCGATATTACTAAGAAAATCAGTAATCTTTTCGGCTTCTTTAATATACGTAATGTAGCCTTTTTTTCTTTCTAGCTTACGGGCATGTAGCTGGAATGTATTTAGCAAATCACATAAAGCATCATTGTGCTCCTTATACGCATTAGAAATTTCTAAGTGGTACGAAGAGGTTTCCGGATTATTTACAGAACCCCCTGCTAGGAAAGCACCTCGTAAATATGCCCTGCTACAGCATGTTTTCTCGGTAAATGCACTAGATATCGTGCGAACCAATGTAAAAGGCTCCTGTAAAATATCTAAATCAGATAAGAAGGCCTTTACTCCCTCTTTCATTCGGACAATATACACGTTATTTTTTTTCAATTTCATCTTTTTTCGAACTAACAATTCAACCGGCAGAGAATACGCTGCTTTTATTAACGTATAAATCCTACGTGCGATTGCTGCATTTTCAGTTTGAACGTCTAACAAATAATCCTGCTTGGCCAGTGAGATAGCACCATTCATCCGGACAAGAGCTGCTAACTCTGCTTTGGCACAGCAATCCTTATTCGGAACGTTCGTTAGTTCTTTTTTTATATCGGAAGCAAACGACATCTTCTCACCCCCTGGAAAGATTTTATCCCTCTAAATCTATTTGTTTTCTAAAAGGGAGTATAAAAGGTTTGCTACTTTATTTGTATCGTGGCGAAGCATCCTTTTCGTATGATCGATAATATCTGCTTCAATCACATCAATATCCATTTCACGAAGTCGTTCTAAATCATAAATGACGGGTTCGGCATTTTCTTCGGCGTAAACCGCTCGAACGTCGCCTTCGATTTTTTCATTGTTTACAATAACAGAGTGGATACAACCAGCACCAACATGATCATGGATCGCTTTGACATGATCCGCGGCAGTATAACCGGTCGTCTCCCCTTCCTGTGTCATTACGTTACAGACGTAGACCACTTTTCCTTTCGCCTGACGCAAAGCATCACCAATTTGTGGAACGATTAGATTAGGCAATGTACTCGTAAATAAACTACCTGGCGCAATGACGACTAAGTCGGCATTACTTACAGCGGATACTGCTTCAGGAAGTGGCATCACAGGCTCTGGACTTAAAAAAACACGTTTTATTTTTTTATTCGCTAAAGGGATATTAGACTCTCCGTAAATGATTTGACCATCTTCCATTTCCGCATGCAAATACATATTTTGATTCGCAATTGGGTAGATCTTCCCTTTTACATTTAATACCCTGGATATTTCTTTGATACCGTTATAAAAATCCCCGGTCACGGAGGTCATGGCAGCTAACAGCAAATTCCCCATGGAATGCCCAGAAAGTCCATTTCCATTTTTAAAACGGTGCTGGAACAAATCTAATAGCATCGGCTCGACATCAGACAATGCAGCAATCACATTTCGAATATCACCTGGTGCTGGGATTGCCATTTCTGTACGAAGTCTACCAGAGCTGCCTCCATCATCTGCCACAGTTACGATTGCCGACAAATCGATAGGGTAGT is from Radiobacillus kanasensis and encodes:
- a CDS encoding HPr family phosphocarrier protein; this translates as MEKTVQVSIEPGLQARPAAQFVQLANRFSSDIFIEKDEKQVNVKSIMGLMSLAIAYGEEITFIIEGPDETEAMEELVSFVEGKRE
- the clpP gene encoding ATP-dependent Clp endopeptidase proteolytic subunit ClpP, which produces MNLIPTVIEQTNRGERAYDIYSRLLKDRIIMLGSGIDDNVSNSIVAQLLFLAAEDPDKDISLYINSPGGSITAGMAIYDTMQFIKPDVSTICIGMAASMGAFLLAAGEKGKRYALPNSEVMIHQPLGGTQGQASDIEIHARRIIEMREKLNTILSERTGQPLEIIQRDTDRDNFMEANKALEYGLIDKVMEKKPD
- the whiA gene encoding DNA-binding protein WhiA; amino-acid sequence: MSFASDIKKELTNVPNKDCCAKAELAALVRMNGAISLAKQDYLLDVQTENAAIARRIYTLIKAAYSLPVELLVRKKMKLKKNNVYIVRMKEGVKAFLSDLDILQEPFTLVRTISSAFTEKTCCSRAYLRGAFLAGGSVNNPETSSYHLEISNAYKEHNDALCDLLNTFQLHARKLERKKGYITYIKEAEKITDFLSNIGAHQALLKFEDVRIVRDMRNSVNRLVNCETANLNKTIGAAFRQVENIRFIDRTVGLDALPDKLKEIARLRVEHQDVSLKELGELVSTGKISKSGINHRLRKIDEFADKLRRGEPITK
- a CDS encoding ABC transporter permease, which gives rise to MLTYIIRRILLLIPVLLGVSILAFSLLFLIPGDPAQSLLGQKGTEVQLEQLREEMGLDDPFLVQYGRYIGNVLQGDLGESVKSKEEVSVEIASRLPATIELTIFAMTIAIVIGVLAGVIAAVKQYSWFDNLSMTGALFGVSLPIFFLGLMMIWIFSVQLDILPASGRLSNNTELESITNFFLLDSILTGNWAAFKDAFIHLLMPGVALGTIPMAIIARMTRSSMLEVMKQDYIRTANAKGLAKPIVIFRHAIKNAFLPVLTVIGLQFGLLLGGAVLTETIFSWPGIGRYVLNGVLGRDYPVVQSSILLIATIFVIVNLITDILYKYFDPRISYD
- the nikC gene encoding nickel transporter permease; its protein translation is MRLSTETNLSPQVTPQSVPAKTPNIWVEALIRLVKSKTSLIGLTIISLLIVIAIFAPLVATHSPIEQDMINRYQAPSGEHWLGTDALGRDIFSRIVYGTRISIQVGLIAVGISAIVGILLGGIAGYFGKWPDLIIMRFIDIMMAFPSILLAIAMVAVLGANLTNTMIAVGIVGIPQFARIVRSTVLSVKETEYIEAARAIGAKNNRILFSHVLPNCLAPIIVQATLSVGTAILDAAGLSFLGLGAQPPTPEWGAMLSDGRAALQSAPWVIMFPGLAIFLVVLGFNLFGDGLRDALDPKLKQ
- a CDS encoding response regulator, with product MILVVEDNEDIRYTIKEICDFADWEVAEAATGKKGVELSRQLAPELILVDYHMPEWDGLKTTMEIRKMNHSVPIIVLTVDERQEIADRFHQAGATDFALKPIKAPDLISRIRLNLKVSKLTQEDNEVFVDKGINTSTRQTIKSYLLQQNKPLSITDIEQALPISYQTVHRYLNHMADKGEVEVISMYGTKGRPKNAYRII
- a CDS encoding gluconeogenesis factor YvcK family protein; its protein translation is MTKQPSVVVVGGGTGMPVLLRGLKDYPIDLSAIVTVADDGGSSGRLRTEMAIPAPGDIRNVIAALSDVEPMLLDLFQHRFKNGNGLSGHSMGNLLLAAMTSVTGDFYNGIKEISRVLNVKGKIYPIANQNMYLHAEMEDGQIIYGESNIPLANKKIKRVFLSPEPVMPLPEAVSAVSNADLVVIAPGSLFTSTLPNLIVPQIGDALRQAKGKVVYVCNVMTQEGETTGYTAADHVKAIHDHVGAGCIHSVIVNNEKIEGDVRAVYAEENAEPVIYDLERLREMDIDVIEADIIDHTKRMLRHDTNKVANLLYSLLENK
- a CDS encoding DUF6305 family protein, which codes for MRALKPILTLLFLSIVFIWVPFPPQPQLVLNTYPNLPAPIGQEKVLITSAGQAIEGKMIEKIAEDIHLENDYRPRALASDLYDYETIIIDIGYSSNALHMKNKELAEEKARIENLLKEAKATNKPIIMTYVSSDYRTDQQTEELLQVAIPYASYFIGVRDPYLPQHLITVIEEKDIPVTFVNQLDDLATPINAAFR
- a CDS encoding sensor histidine kinase; the encoded protein is MIVILYGLFFPYSSGGWGFQILERINNSLMNMDSGRLLLSAFSYVCRSSITFIFVYIGAILAATQMTRLWNKCRFSYAFIFLTLAQVISLNILYKEHYAYVPHFLALALLLLYRVYIPRQKYFYLSFSVLTTFTIIAFQCLNLINGLTTFHFGTDDLAISLKLTDRFLSQNELLTTLFLALFMVMVIISIIYTILISLYNKQLTTFKQYQKQELELKRTRFALIESKVYQEIHSLVHDLKTPLVSVEGLLSLIQMKYPYEKDPKLKDYLDRVDGSIQKMSDMISEILYEDIKRNISVSELMNYVTSHLALDEQLIDMNIELESDLPPIRVNKIRFSRAISNLLENSIVSFQGKKGKIRITISSHLTGVLFEIWDNGSGINQQDLQTIWEEGFSTKDSTGLGLTFVKRVVDHHDGSIAVSSTLGSHTKIDIYIPSQGGNRHDSSRGG